Proteins encoded together in one Pogoniulus pusillus isolate bPogPus1 unplaced genomic scaffold, bPogPus1.pri scaffold_234_arrow_ctg1, whole genome shotgun sequence window:
- the LOC135174037 gene encoding protein disulfide-isomerase TMX3-like isoform X2: MSYLWGELTIRTTVALNASNQQCLLPDRHLEKTEDMVKFMKDILDGAAEAQAGDGLLQRSKRVIYEAKAAVMVEFIAYSVR; the protein is encoded by the exons atGAGCTACCTGTGGGG CGAGCTGACCATCCGTACTACCgtcgccttgaatgcctccaaccagcagtgtttgctgccagacagacacctggagaagacagaggacatGGTTAAGTTCATGAAGGATatcttggatggtgctgctgaa gcacaggctggtgatGGACTTCTGCAACGAAGCAAGAGAGTCATCTATGAGGCCAAGGCTGCTGTAATGGTAGAGTTCATTGCTTATTCAGTGAGGTGA